A single Candidatus Methylomirabilis sp. DNA region contains:
- a CDS encoding heme exporter protein CcmB — protein sequence MSAERVWAIARKDLLTEGRSKETLNGLLFFAALVLLVFGFALGPDRARLTQAASGILWVAFVLTGLLGLTRAFQVERENECLEGLLLYPGDRGALYLGKLLGNILFMLALEAAVLPCFAFFYNMPLWEPLPGLVITAALGTVGFAAVGTLFSAMTMHLRAREVMFPLLLLPFVVPVLLAAVKATEAFLLGAGRAEAFPWLTLLGLFDLTFLTVSLFAFEWVVEE from the coding sequence GTGAGCGCGGAGCGGGTCTGGGCGATCGCCCGCAAGGACCTCCTCACGGAGGGGCGGAGCAAGGAGACCCTCAACGGGCTTCTCTTCTTCGCCGCCCTGGTCCTGCTGGTCTTCGGGTTCGCCCTCGGGCCGGACCGGGCCCGGCTCACGCAGGCCGCCTCGGGGATCCTGTGGGTCGCCTTCGTCCTCACCGGGCTGCTGGGGCTCACGCGGGCCTTCCAGGTGGAGCGGGAGAACGAGTGCCTGGAGGGGCTCCTCCTCTACCCGGGAGACCGGGGGGCGCTCTATCTGGGAAAGCTCCTGGGGAACATCCTCTTCATGCTGGCGCTGGAGGCAGCCGTCCTCCCCTGCTTCGCCTTCTTCTACAACATGCCCCTGTGGGAGCCCCTGCCCGGGCTGGTCATCACCGCGGCTCTCGGGACGGTGGGGTTCGCCGCCGTCGGGACGCTGTTTTCCGCCATGACGATGCACCTCAGGGCCCGCGAGGTGATGTTCCCGCTCCTCCTGCTCCCCTTCGTGGTCCCGGTCCTGCTCGCGGCGGTCAAGGCGACGGAGGCGTTCCTCCTGGGGGCGGGACGGGCCGAGGCCTTCCCGTGGCTCACCCTCCTTGGCCTCTTCGACCTGACCTTCCTGACCGTATCCCTCTTCGCCTTCGAGTGGGTGGTGGAGGAGTGA
- the ccmA gene encoding heme ABC exporter ATP-binding protein CcmA translates to MSQDGAHSGLRRGGIELLGIGKAFGGTWAVRGVDLTLGPGESLALFGPNGAGKTTLLKILATLITPTRGSGRVAGFDLRTEQEQIRGSLALLAHGTHLYEDLTVRENLEFAAAMRRRDGVGLGPLLERVGLAEAAGERVRALSSGMKRRLALAKVILAEPAVLLLDEPFTNLDQAAVALLVEVVAELLARGASVLMATHDLARGYAACRRAALLVNGRLVHDGPARPGGLEVLRAAYAAAAGEGGG, encoded by the coding sequence ATGAGCCAGGACGGCGCCCACTCCGGCTTGCGGAGGGGGGGGATCGAGCTGCTGGGAATCGGGAAGGCGTTCGGGGGAACCTGGGCCGTGCGAGGGGTGGACCTCACGCTGGGTCCCGGAGAGTCCCTGGCGCTCTTCGGCCCGAACGGCGCGGGGAAGACCACCCTCCTGAAGATCCTCGCCACCCTCATCACCCCCACTCGGGGGAGTGGCCGGGTGGCCGGGTTCGACCTGCGCACGGAGCAGGAGCAGATCCGGGGGAGCCTGGCCCTGCTGGCCCACGGGACACATCTCTACGAGGACCTGACGGTGCGGGAGAATCTGGAGTTCGCCGCGGCCATGCGGCGGCGGGACGGGGTGGGGCTCGGGCCCCTCCTGGAACGGGTCGGGCTGGCCGAGGCCGCGGGGGAGCGGGTCCGGGCCCTCTCGAGCGGGATGAAGCGCCGGTTGGCCCTGGCCAAGGTGATCCTGGCGGAGCCGGCCGTCCTCCTGCTGGACGAGCCCTTCACCAACCTGGACCAGGCGGCCGTGGCCCTCCTGGTGGAGGTTGTGGCCGAGCTCCTCGCCCGGGGGGCGTCGGTCCTGATGGCGACCCATGACCTGGCGCGGGGGTATGCCGCGTGCCGGCGGGCCGCCCTCCTCGTGAACGGGCGCCTCGTCCACGACGGCCCGGCGCGGCCGGGAGGGCTGGAGGTCCTCCGGGCGGCCTACGCCGCCGCCGCCGGGGAGGGGGGCGGGTGA